A region from the Pseudonocardia petroleophila genome encodes:
- a CDS encoding VOC family protein encodes MVARISHTSVDARNAYAQSVFWASVLGWVRDPDDPDAPGDEECLILAPDGTQRLLFIEVPQGKQVKNRIHLDLQPVDGTRDDELARLLELGAVTVDDRRLPDGTGWVVLADPEGNEFCILRSDAERNPSP; translated from the coding sequence ATGGTCGCCCGCATCTCGCACACCTCCGTCGACGCCCGGAACGCCTACGCGCAGTCGGTGTTCTGGGCGTCGGTCCTCGGCTGGGTCCGTGACCCCGACGACCCGGACGCGCCCGGCGACGAGGAGTGCCTGATCCTCGCCCCGGACGGCACCCAGCGGCTGCTGTTCATCGAGGTGCCCCAGGGCAAGCAGGTCAAGAACCGCATCCACCTCGACCTGCAGCCCGTCGACGGCACCCGCGACGACGAGCTGGCCCGCCTGCTGGAACTCGGCGCGGTGACCGTCGACGACCGGCGCCTCCCGGACGGCACCGGCTGGGTCGTGCTCGCCGATCCGGAGGGCAACGAGTTCTGCATCCTGCGCAGCGACGCGGAGCGGAACCCGTCGCCCTGA
- a CDS encoding alpha/beta fold hydrolase: MATVNVGTENDTPIELYYEDHGSGRPVVLIHGWPLSGRSWEAQVPALIDAGYRVITYDRRGFGQSSQPWDGYDYDTFAEDLHALLVHLDVTDAALVGFSMGGGEVVRYVAKHGDNGRVSRAVLAAAVPPYLYKSDDNPDGGLDDATIEAFQGGVTGDRLAFLEEFTTTFFSANGELKTSEDQRLYAKAIAAGASPKGTLDCITAFGRTDFREDVAAVSIPTLVIHGDADAVVPFEVSGKRSAEAIKDSELVVIEGGPHAINATHAEEFNAALLEFLGK; the protein is encoded by the coding sequence ATGGCCACCGTCAACGTCGGCACCGAGAACGACACCCCCATCGAGCTGTACTACGAGGATCACGGCTCCGGCCGCCCGGTCGTCCTCATCCACGGCTGGCCGCTGTCCGGCCGCTCCTGGGAGGCCCAGGTTCCCGCGCTGATCGACGCCGGCTACCGCGTCATCACCTACGACCGCCGCGGCTTCGGCCAGTCGTCGCAGCCGTGGGACGGCTACGACTACGACACCTTCGCCGAGGACCTGCACGCGCTGCTCGTGCACCTCGACGTCACCGACGCCGCACTGGTCGGTTTCTCGATGGGCGGCGGCGAGGTCGTCCGCTACGTCGCCAAGCACGGCGACAACGGCCGCGTGAGCCGGGCCGTGCTGGCGGCCGCTGTGCCGCCGTACCTCTACAAGTCCGACGACAACCCCGACGGCGGGCTCGACGACGCCACCATCGAGGCGTTCCAGGGCGGCGTGACGGGCGACCGGCTCGCGTTCCTGGAGGAGTTCACCACCACCTTCTTCTCGGCGAACGGCGAGCTGAAGACGAGCGAGGACCAGCGGCTCTACGCCAAGGCCATCGCCGCGGGCGCGTCGCCGAAGGGCACGCTCGACTGCATCACCGCGTTCGGCCGCACCGACTTCCGCGAGGACGTCGCCGCCGTCTCGATCCCGACGCTGGTGATCCACGGCGACGCCGACGCGGTCGTGCCGTTCGAGGTCAGCGGCAAGCGCAGCGCCGAGGCCATCAAGGACAGCGAGCTCGTCGTCATCGAGGGCGGCCCGCACGCGATCAACGCCACGCACGCGGAGGAGTTCAACGCCGCCCTGCTGGAGTTCCTGGGCAAGTAG